Genomic window (Sulfurimonas sp.):
TCTTCCCATTCTGGTACATAATGGATACCAGACACTTCATTCTTTAAATTCTCATATAATTCTTCATAAGAGTTTCCAAGTGGTGAATTAAGACCTACTCCTGTTATTACTACTCTACGCATAATCTAACTCCTTAAAATAATTCATTAAAATTTCTGCACCCAAAAAGGTGCCAATTAAACCAGGTGCAATTATATTTTCACCTGCAAAATAAAGATTGTTAACTCTTGTTCTTGGCATTAAAACTGATAAGCTTTTTTGTTTTGCCGAACACAATATACCATAGATGCTTCCCTCTGCCCCGTTACTGTAATGTTGTTTTGTCATAGGAGTAGAACTATCATATACTGTTATTTCACCAAAATCATAAAGTTTTTTCACTCTATCTAAATGGTACTGACACTCTTTTTCTTTTTCTTTTCTATATTCATCTTTTGAAAGATTTTCATAATTTTTATAATAACTTCCTGCTAAAATTGTTGCAACAGTTTTGCCATCAAAACTTCTTGATGGTAAAACAGATATAAAATCTTTTCCTTCATCTCCATAGAAGTACAAGTTTGACTCTATACTAGCATCTATCAAACAAAATATAGAAAAAAATGACGGTGATTCTTCAAGGTCATTTATATGTTTTTTATATCGTGATAATTTTTTAGTAGATATTTCAAGCATGTCCATAGTTGTTTTAGGATGAACTGTACTTATGATAGAGTCAAAACTTATCTCTTTATTTTTACAAATTAAAGATTTTATTCCTGCATCATCTTGAAGTATTTGTGTTACTTCACTTCTAACTTCTATAGTCGTATGTTTAAGCGAATTTTTTAGTGCTTGTATTATAGCACCACCGCCACCACTCACTTTTCTAGTTCCATCCAGCATATTTATAAATACTTTTGCATAAAAATCAAAAGATGCTTCTTCGTAAAATACAGTAGCATAAAATATTGTAAAATGAAGAAATACTTTTCTAAGAGTTTTATCTTTAATATCTATCATAACATCTTTTAATGAGCGAGAATCAATCTTTACAAATGCTTCAGGATTTGCACTTATAAAGCTTGATTCATAACATTTTTTAAAAAAATCATCAATATTTTCAATCTCATTAGGGAACATATCTTGAAGTTGATGTTTAAAATTTGTTGAGCCTTGTGCTATTTTAATTATCTTATTATCAACATAAATTGTATCAAAAATATCATCATAAGGTAAAAGGTCTAA
Coding sequences:
- a CDS encoding phytoene desaturase family protein; translation: MKIAIIGGGLSGLICANMLEKKGYSPTIYERLPKVGGVLDSFKRKKILFDVGFHYSGALAPKQYLYEIMKELNLLNSLDLLPYDDIFDTIYVDNKIIKIAQGSTNFKHQLQDMFPNEIENIDDFFKKCYESSFISANPEAFVKIDSRSLKDVMIDIKDKTLRKVFLHFTIFYATVFYEEASFDFYAKVFINMLDGTRKVSGGGGAIIQALKNSLKHTTIEVRSEVTQILQDDAGIKSLICKNKEISFDSIISTVHPKTTMDMLEISTKKLSRYKKHINDLEESPSFFSIFCLIDASIESNLYFYGDEGKDFISVLPSRSFDGKTVATILAGSYYKNYENLSKDEYRKEKEKECQYHLDRVKKLYDFGEITVYDSSTPMTKQHYSNGAEGSIYGILCSAKQKSLSVLMPRTRVNNLYFAGENIIAPGLIGTFLGAEILMNYFKELDYA